Proteins encoded by one window of Streptomyces sp. LX-29:
- a CDS encoding EamA family transporter, whose translation MTQMRTQAAPAGAATATAQGAPAARGTSTAVRIQRSTAPASVGSLTGIGLMLAGTLSVQFGSAVAALLFPRVEALGVVALRVTIAAVLLLAVCRPRLRGHSRADWAVVGAFGLALGGMNILFYQAIDRIPLGPAVTLEVLGPLLLSVATARRAVSLAWAGLALAGVFLLGQDGFDQLNPAGAGFALGAGVMCAAYIVCNSRAGARFPRLDGLALAMGVAALVSLPLGVGSAGTTLLEPEVLGLGLAVALLSSGLPYTLELLALRRLPASTFAVLMSLAPAVAALAGFLVLGQTLSASQCLAIALVVAASAGAVRTGRVNRS comes from the coding sequence ATGACACAGATGAGGACCCAGGCGGCGCCCGCGGGAGCGGCGACCGCGACCGCGCAGGGCGCACCGGCGGCGCGGGGCACGTCGACGGCCGTTCGTATCCAGAGGTCAACCGCGCCCGCCAGCGTCGGCAGCCTCACCGGCATCGGGCTGATGCTGGCCGGCACCCTGTCGGTGCAGTTCGGCTCGGCGGTCGCCGCGCTGCTCTTCCCGCGCGTCGAGGCCCTCGGAGTGGTGGCGCTGCGGGTGACGATCGCGGCCGTGCTGCTGCTGGCCGTGTGCCGCCCCCGGCTGCGCGGCCACAGCCGTGCCGACTGGGCCGTCGTCGGCGCCTTCGGGCTGGCCCTCGGCGGCATGAACATCCTCTTCTACCAGGCGATCGACCGGATCCCGCTCGGCCCGGCGGTGACCCTGGAGGTGCTCGGCCCGCTCCTGCTGTCCGTCGCCACCGCGCGCCGGGCGGTGAGCCTGGCCTGGGCCGGGCTGGCGCTCGCCGGCGTCTTCCTGCTCGGGCAGGACGGCTTCGACCAGCTCAACCCGGCGGGCGCCGGCTTCGCACTCGGCGCGGGCGTCATGTGCGCGGCGTACATCGTCTGCAACTCCCGGGCCGGCGCCCGCTTTCCGCGGCTGGACGGGCTGGCCCTGGCGATGGGGGTGGCGGCGCTGGTGAGCCTGCCGCTGGGTGTCGGCTCCGCGGGCACCACGCTGCTGGAGCCGGAGGTGCTGGGTCTCGGGCTGGCCGTGGCGCTGCTGTCGTCGGGGCTGCCGTACACGCTGGAGCTGCTGGCTCTGCGTCGCCTGCCCGCGTCGACCTTCGCGGTCCTGATGAGCCTGGCCCCGGCCGTCGCGGCGCTGGCCGGCTTCCTGGTGCTGGGACAGACGCTGTCGGCCTCGCAGTGCCTGGCGATCGCCCTGGTGGTGGCGGCCAGCGCGGGTGCGGTACGGACGGGGAGGGTGAACCGGAGCTGA
- a CDS encoding LysR family transcriptional regulator — MTMELRHLRAFLAIAEEGTITHAAARLHTGQPALSRTLRQLESHLGVRLVDRSTHHLELTEAGRTFRDKAAAALAAVDAALDPRSLTAPPLRLGHPWAALGGHTIPLLRRWDEEHPNVPLELRRIDDRAAGLTQGKVDVALLRGEVTAPGLVTEPLLEEERVAVVPAGSELADRATLTLADLAAWPIALNTVAGTTTLDLWPTAARPTTTLEVTNTDEWLTAIAVGRAVGISTSATPRLHTHPSIAYRPLTDAPPVPVLLAWQRGTPAHPAIPALVRLAREVVANR, encoded by the coding sequence ATGACCATGGAGCTGCGTCATCTGCGGGCCTTCCTCGCCATCGCCGAGGAGGGCACGATCACGCACGCCGCGGCTCGGCTGCACACCGGCCAGCCCGCCCTCTCCCGTACGCTGCGCCAGTTGGAGAGTCATCTCGGGGTACGGCTGGTCGACCGCTCCACGCACCACCTGGAGCTCACTGAGGCGGGCCGGACGTTCCGCGACAAGGCCGCCGCGGCGTTGGCCGCCGTGGACGCGGCCCTCGACCCCCGCTCACTGACGGCCCCGCCGCTGCGCCTCGGGCACCCCTGGGCGGCGCTCGGGGGACACACCATCCCGCTGCTGCGCCGCTGGGACGAGGAGCACCCCAACGTGCCGTTGGAGCTGCGCCGCATCGACGACCGGGCGGCCGGGCTCACCCAGGGCAAGGTCGACGTCGCGCTGCTGCGCGGAGAGGTGACGGCGCCGGGTCTGGTCACGGAGCCGCTGCTGGAGGAGGAGCGGGTGGCCGTGGTGCCCGCGGGCAGCGAGCTCGCCGACCGCGCCACCCTCACGCTGGCGGACCTCGCGGCGTGGCCCATCGCCCTGAACACGGTGGCGGGCACGACCACGTTGGACCTCTGGCCCACCGCCGCACGCCCCACCACGACCCTGGAGGTCACCAACACGGACGAGTGGCTGACGGCCATCGCCGTGGGGCGGGCCGTGGGCATCTCCACCTCGGCGACGCCCCGTCTGCACACCCACCCCTCGATCGCCTACCGTCCGCTGACCGACGCCCCGCCGGTGCCGGTGCTCCTGGCCTGGCAGCGCGGCACCCCGGCCCACCCGGCGATCCCCGCTCTGGTCCGCCTGGCCCGCGAGGTCGTGGCGAACCGTTAG
- a CDS encoding maleylpyruvate isomerase N-terminal domain-containing protein — MSRSADIGLSQPPVTADDLDLAVQLAVTVLREAPPAAWEGKAGTLEWDCWETVEHLSDDLFAYAAQLGPKAPPLDGEVPFVWESRRPGGPANVVHANRKAGPAGLLQVLEASGALLVAMVRTTPPQTRAHHVFGVSDPEGFAAMGIVETLVHTHDLAHGLGLAWSPPADLCSRVLARLFPDAPSSTDPWPTLLWATGRAELPGHPRLATWRWDGTPRT; from the coding sequence ATGTCCAGATCAGCCGATATCGGCCTCTCTCAGCCCCCCGTCACCGCCGATGACCTCGACCTTGCCGTGCAGCTCGCTGTGACGGTCCTTCGCGAGGCGCCCCCAGCCGCTTGGGAAGGCAAGGCCGGTACGCTGGAATGGGACTGCTGGGAAACCGTCGAGCACCTCAGCGACGACCTCTTCGCCTACGCTGCGCAACTGGGCCCCAAAGCACCCCCCTTGGATGGCGAGGTGCCCTTCGTGTGGGAGAGCCGACGGCCCGGCGGCCCAGCGAACGTCGTTCACGCGAACCGCAAGGCGGGGCCCGCCGGCCTGCTGCAGGTCCTGGAAGCGAGCGGCGCGCTGCTGGTCGCCATGGTGCGCACGACGCCTCCGCAGACCCGCGCTCACCACGTCTTCGGCGTCTCGGACCCCGAGGGCTTCGCCGCGATGGGGATCGTGGAGACCCTGGTGCACACGCACGACCTGGCCCACGGGCTCGGTCTCGCATGGAGCCCGCCTGCCGATCTGTGCTCTCGGGTGCTCGCCCGGCTGTTTCCGGACGCGCCGTCGTCCACGGATCCCTGGCCCACCCTCTTGTGGGCCACCGGACGCGCCGAACTACCCGGACACCCTCGTCTCGCCACATGGCGCTGGGACGGCACGCCCCGGACATAG
- a CDS encoding flavin reductase family protein, with amino-acid sequence MSIDPRRLRTCLGHFATGVTVVTCDAGGVPHGATVNAFTAVSLDPALVLVSLHRDSKAARHLGGRPFTVNVLHEAQHDLALHFAGRAPAPVTPHWEPSAPGLAPRLAGSLATLACSPWAEYDGGDHVLFLGRVEEFAHRADAGPLVFHQGGFRALA; translated from the coding sequence GTGTCGATCGATCCGCGCCGCCTGCGGACGTGCCTCGGGCACTTCGCCACCGGTGTCACAGTCGTCACCTGTGACGCCGGTGGCGTCCCGCACGGCGCCACCGTCAACGCCTTCACCGCGGTGTCGCTGGACCCGGCGCTGGTACTCGTCTCCCTCCACCGGGACAGCAAGGCGGCCCGCCACCTCGGTGGCCGACCCTTCACCGTGAACGTGCTCCACGAGGCGCAGCACGACCTCGCCCTCCACTTCGCGGGCCGCGCCCCCGCCCCGGTGACCCCCCACTGGGAGCCCTCGGCCCCCGGACTCGCCCCCCGCCTCGCCGGCTCGCTGGCCACCCTCGCCTGCTCGCCGTGGGCGGAGTACGACGGGGGAGACCACGTGCTCTTCCTCGGCCGCGTCGAGGAGTTCGCCCACCGCGCGGACGCCGGCCCACTCGTCTTCCACCAGGGCGGCTTCCGCGCATTGGCGTGA
- a CDS encoding catechol 1,2-dioxygenase: MGEIVGAGLVSHAPVIMFPEPARIEANGGRDFTLVTGLKRLRHEVIDTVDHDTVVVFDSHWATTTEAVITAHPRREGLFTSDEMPAAISRLPYDLAGDPELAQAVAALAAERKVWFQANDDPYLPIHYATLNLWTYLGRADTPWVSVSVCQTATTEDFLRIGEILGEAIGGLDRKVLLLASGGLSHRFWPLAELRNRMAGDPAHIVTPEAREADEQRIAWLEAGRHDRVIETMPEYRPFAPEARFGHYLMLAGAVGGPRCAAPGRRYGGYENGIGTGHAHVWFDRPARGWT, encoded by the coding sequence ATGGGTGAGATCGTGGGCGCGGGCCTGGTCTCGCACGCGCCGGTCATCATGTTCCCCGAGCCGGCCCGGATCGAGGCGAACGGCGGCCGTGACTTCACGCTCGTGACCGGGCTGAAGCGGCTCCGGCACGAAGTGATCGACACGGTCGACCACGACACGGTGGTGGTCTTCGACTCGCACTGGGCGACGACGACCGAGGCGGTGATCACCGCCCATCCACGCCGCGAGGGCCTGTTCACCTCCGACGAGATGCCGGCCGCGATCAGCCGGCTGCCGTACGACCTGGCCGGAGACCCCGAGTTGGCCCAGGCGGTCGCCGCCCTGGCGGCGGAACGGAAGGTGTGGTTCCAGGCGAACGACGATCCGTATCTGCCGATCCACTACGCGACGCTCAACCTCTGGACCTACCTCGGGCGGGCGGACACGCCCTGGGTCTCGGTCTCCGTCTGCCAGACGGCCACCACCGAGGACTTCCTCCGCATCGGCGAGATCCTCGGCGAGGCGATCGGCGGCCTCGACCGCAAGGTGCTGCTGCTCGCCTCCGGCGGCCTCTCGCACCGCTTCTGGCCGCTGGCCGAGCTGCGGAACCGGATGGCGGGCGACCCCGCGCACATCGTCACCCCCGAGGCACGGGAGGCCGACGAGCAGCGGATCGCCTGGCTGGAGGCGGGGCGGCACGACCGGGTGATCGAGACGATGCCCGAGTACCGACCGTTCGCCCCCGAGGCGCGGTTCGGGCACTACCTGATGCTGGCCGGCGCGGTCGGCGGGCCGCGGTGCGCCGCTCCCGGCCGCCGCTACGGCGGCTACGAGAACGGCATCGGCACCGGCCACGCCCATGTCTGGTTCGACCGGCCCGCCCGGGGCTGGACGTGA
- a CDS encoding quinone oxidoreductase, whose product MHAIEIRETGGPEVQTYVEKPDPGQPGEGQILVALAAAGVNFIDLYRREGRYPLPLPSIPGEEGSGTVLAVGPGVTRFTVGDRVAWTTVLGSYATRVLVPEEKAILVPDGIDLATAGGVLVQGMTAHYLANDSYRASEGDTVLVHAAAGGVGLLLTQMLKRRGVRVIGTVSTEEKERLARANGVDAVIRYTETDGLAAEARRLTDGEGMHAVYDGVGAATFDASLESLRTRGTLVLYGGASGAVPPVDVMRLLWGGSLTLTRPYLEHFRSTVEEFEWRAGEVFQGILDGSLKATIGGVYPLAEAYRAHTDLASRRTTGKLLLVP is encoded by the coding sequence ATGCACGCCATCGAGATCCGGGAGACCGGCGGACCCGAGGTCCAGACGTACGTCGAGAAGCCCGACCCCGGGCAGCCCGGCGAAGGCCAGATCCTCGTGGCGCTCGCCGCGGCCGGCGTCAACTTCATCGACCTCTACCGCCGCGAGGGCCGCTATCCGCTGCCCCTACCGTCGATCCCCGGCGAGGAGGGCTCCGGCACCGTCCTGGCCGTCGGCCCCGGCGTCACCCGCTTCACGGTCGGCGACCGCGTCGCCTGGACCACCGTCCTCGGCAGCTACGCCACCCGAGTGCTCGTCCCCGAGGAGAAGGCGATCCTCGTCCCCGACGGGATCGACCTGGCGACCGCCGGCGGCGTGCTCGTCCAGGGCATGACCGCCCACTACCTGGCCAACGACTCGTACCGGGCGAGCGAGGGCGACACCGTGCTGGTGCACGCCGCCGCCGGCGGGGTCGGGCTGCTGCTCACCCAGATGCTCAAGCGGCGCGGCGTGCGCGTCATCGGCACCGTCTCCACCGAGGAGAAGGAGAGGCTCGCCCGCGCCAACGGCGTGGACGCGGTCATCCGCTACACCGAGACCGACGGTCTGGCCGCCGAGGCCCGCCGCCTCACCGACGGCGAGGGCATGCACGCCGTGTACGACGGCGTGGGCGCCGCCACCTTCGACGCCAGCCTGGAATCGCTGCGCACCCGCGGCACGCTCGTCCTCTACGGCGGCGCCAGCGGCGCGGTGCCGCCCGTCGACGTGATGCGGCTGCTGTGGGGCGGTTCGCTCACCCTGACGCGCCCGTACCTGGAGCACTTCCGGTCCACGGTCGAGGAGTTCGAGTGGCGGGCGGGCGAGGTGTTCCAGGGCATCCTCGACGGCTCGCTCAAGGCCACCATCGGCGGCGTCTACCCCCTCGCCGAGGCGTACCGCGCGCACACGGACCTGGCGTCCCGGCGCACCACCGGAAAGCTGCTGCTCGTCCCGTAA
- the asnB gene encoding asparagine synthase (glutamine-hydrolyzing) produces the protein MCGITGWVAFTRDLTDEHHTVTAMADTLAARGPDAAGVWLDDHVALGHRRLSIIDLEHGTQPMRTPERGPGDRPRAVVSYGGEIYNFRELREELALLGHRFATRSDTEVALRAYLEWGVDFVHRLNGMYSLAIWDTAREELLLVRDRLGVKPLFYHPTPDGVLFGSEPKAILANPLAEAAAGPEELCDALLFLRTPGRVPFRGMREVKPGHLVRVGRDGIVERRYWALESRPHTDDLKTTVATIRALLDDILPRQMIADVPLVSLLSGGLDSSTVTALAARARAADGGRLATFSVDFTGHTENFKADAIRPTPDGPYAREVARHVGSDHHMITLDRTRLLDPAVRKAVLGAWDLPFNFADLDVSLYLLFAAVREHATVALSGEGADEVFGGYLWFSDPEARKAETFPWLKLGAHRGLDPRSLFHPWFVDGIDLAEYEADLYRTALAEVPHLDGADTENAADRRTRELGYLTLTRWLPILLDKKDRMGMASGLEGRVPFCDHRLVEYVFNIPWEMKTYSGEEKALLRAAAADLLPESVLRRKKAAYPSIQDPAYDRALITGLTAAAGDDAAPLSAYLDAAAARRLADKTTTGSLSEFERILVESTVRLDDWARAYDVELTPLNGAH, from the coding sequence ATGTGCGGCATCACCGGATGGGTCGCCTTCACCCGCGACCTCACCGACGAACACCACACCGTCACGGCCATGGCCGACACCCTCGCCGCCCGCGGACCGGACGCGGCGGGCGTCTGGCTGGACGACCACGTGGCCCTGGGCCACCGCCGGCTGTCCATCATCGACCTGGAGCACGGCACGCAGCCGATGCGCACCCCGGAGCGCGGCCCCGGGGACCGGCCGCGCGCCGTCGTCTCGTACGGCGGCGAGATCTACAACTTCCGCGAGCTGCGCGAGGAACTCGCCCTCCTGGGGCACCGGTTCGCCACCCGCAGCGACACGGAGGTGGCCCTGCGCGCCTACCTGGAGTGGGGCGTGGACTTCGTCCACCGCCTCAACGGCATGTACTCCCTCGCCATCTGGGACACCGCCCGCGAGGAGCTGCTGCTCGTCCGGGACCGGCTGGGTGTCAAGCCGCTCTTCTACCACCCCACCCCCGACGGCGTCCTCTTCGGCTCCGAACCCAAGGCGATCCTCGCCAACCCGCTGGCCGAGGCCGCCGCCGGCCCCGAGGAGCTGTGCGACGCGCTGCTCTTCCTGCGCACCCCCGGCCGGGTGCCGTTCCGCGGCATGCGCGAGGTCAAGCCCGGCCACCTGGTACGGGTCGGCCGCGACGGGATCGTCGAGCGGCGCTACTGGGCGCTGGAGTCCCGCCCGCACACCGACGACCTGAAGACGACCGTCGCCACCATCCGCGCACTGCTCGACGACATCCTCCCCCGGCAGATGATCGCGGACGTGCCGCTGGTCTCGCTGCTCTCCGGCGGCCTCGACTCCAGCACCGTCACCGCCCTCGCCGCCCGTGCCCGCGCCGCCGACGGCGGCCGGCTCGCCACCTTCTCCGTGGACTTCACCGGCCACACCGAGAACTTCAAGGCCGACGCCATCCGGCCCACCCCGGACGGTCCGTACGCCCGAGAGGTCGCCCGACACGTCGGCAGCGACCACCACATGATCACCCTGGACCGGACCCGGCTTCTCGACCCGGCCGTGCGCAAGGCCGTCCTCGGCGCCTGGGACCTGCCGTTCAACTTCGCCGACCTGGACGTGTCGCTGTACCTGCTGTTCGCCGCGGTGCGGGAACACGCGACGGTGGCGCTGTCCGGCGAAGGCGCCGACGAGGTCTTCGGCGGCTATCTGTGGTTCTCCGACCCGGAGGCGCGCAAGGCCGAGACCTTCCCCTGGCTCAAGTTGGGAGCCCACCGCGGCCTGGACCCGCGGTCCCTGTTCCACCCGTGGTTCGTGGACGGGATCGACCTCGCGGAGTACGAGGCCGACCTCTACCGCACCGCGCTCGCCGAAGTCCCCCACCTGGACGGTGCGGACACCGAGAACGCCGCGGACCGTCGCACCCGCGAGCTCGGCTACCTCACCCTCACCCGCTGGCTGCCCATCCTCCTCGACAAGAAGGACCGCATGGGCATGGCCAGCGGACTGGAGGGCCGGGTGCCGTTCTGCGACCACCGCCTGGTCGAGTACGTCTTCAACATCCCCTGGGAGATGAAGACCTACAGCGGCGAGGAGAAGGCCCTGCTCCGCGCGGCCGCCGCCGACCTGCTGCCGGAGTCGGTCCTACGGCGCAAGAAGGCCGCCTACCCGTCGATCCAGGACCCCGCCTACGACCGCGCCCTCATCACCGGCCTCACCGCCGCGGCGGGCGACGACGCGGCACCCCTGAGCGCGTACCTCGACGCGGCCGCGGCGCGCCGGCTCGCCGACAAGACCACCACGGGCAGCCTGTCCGAATTCGAGCGGATCCTCGTCGAGTCCACCGTCCGGCTCGACGACTGGGCGCGCGCCTACGACGTCGAACTCACCCCCCTGAACGGAGCCCACTGA
- a CDS encoding 4-hydroxyphenylacetate 3-hydroxylase family protein yields the protein MTDTTTNRLMTGDDYLESLRDGRHVYLGGERIKDVTRHPAFRNSALSIARLYDALHDPATADVLTGTDEATGIRTHRFFKPSRSAAELVEAREAIATWARMSYGFLGRTPEYKASFMAGLGVNADYYGPYADNATAWYREFASKALYLNHVIINPPVDRKRAIHDMEDVFVHAVRETDAGVVVSGAKMLATGSALTNAGFVAPVGSAALAPGKAEAFALVFFVRMDNPGVKLICRTPYGSHATTPFDAPLSSRFDENDSVLLLDEALIPWEDVLVYRDIERATGFYATSGFPNLYNFQSGTRLSVKLELMAGLLSRGTRANGTDEFRGVQAAVGEIITMRDMVWALTSAMAYDPEPGSGGTVVPRLEHASAMRMYNAQIWDRVHELFETTLGGAPLAVPSSGRDLDNPELRPLIDRFYRGADTSAHDRIKLLKLVWDAIGTEFGGRHELYERNYSGNGEQVRLDALRWATSRGSLARYESLVQDCLDDYDIDGWRRGPWQDLDRAD from the coding sequence ATGACCGACACCACCACCAATCGGCTGATGACGGGCGACGACTATCTGGAGAGCCTCCGCGACGGCCGTCATGTCTATCTGGGCGGCGAGCGGATCAAGGACGTCACCCGTCACCCCGCCTTCCGTAACTCCGCCCTGTCCATCGCCCGCCTCTACGACGCGCTGCACGACCCCGCCACCGCCGACGTCCTCACCGGCACCGACGAGGCGACCGGCATCCGTACCCACCGGTTCTTCAAACCGAGCCGGTCCGCCGCCGAACTGGTCGAGGCCCGGGAGGCCATCGCCACCTGGGCGCGGATGAGCTACGGATTCCTCGGCCGTACGCCCGAGTACAAGGCGTCCTTCATGGCCGGCCTCGGCGTCAACGCCGACTACTACGGGCCGTACGCGGACAACGCCACCGCCTGGTACCGGGAGTTCGCGAGCAAGGCGCTCTACCTCAACCACGTCATCATCAACCCGCCCGTCGACCGCAAGCGGGCCATCCACGACATGGAGGACGTCTTCGTGCACGCGGTGCGCGAGACGGACGCCGGCGTGGTGGTCAGCGGCGCGAAGATGCTCGCGACGGGCTCCGCCCTCACCAACGCCGGATTCGTCGCCCCCGTCGGCTCCGCCGCCCTCGCCCCCGGCAAAGCCGAGGCCTTCGCCCTGGTCTTCTTCGTCCGCATGGACAACCCGGGCGTCAAGCTGATCTGCCGCACCCCCTACGGCAGCCACGCCACCACCCCGTTCGACGCGCCGCTCAGCAGCCGCTTCGACGAGAACGACAGTGTGCTGCTGCTCGACGAGGCGCTGATCCCCTGGGAGGACGTCCTCGTCTACCGCGACATCGAGCGGGCCACCGGCTTCTACGCCACCTCCGGCTTCCCGAACCTCTACAACTTCCAGTCCGGAACCCGGCTGAGCGTGAAGCTGGAGCTCATGGCCGGGCTGCTCTCCCGGGGCACCCGGGCGAACGGCACCGACGAGTTCCGCGGGGTGCAGGCCGCCGTCGGCGAGATCATCACCATGCGCGACATGGTCTGGGCGCTCACCTCGGCGATGGCGTACGACCCGGAACCGGGCAGCGGCGGCACGGTCGTCCCCCGGCTGGAACACGCCTCCGCGATGCGCATGTACAACGCGCAGATCTGGGACCGCGTCCACGAGCTCTTCGAGACCACCCTCGGCGGGGCGCCCCTCGCGGTGCCGTCCAGTGGCCGCGACCTGGACAACCCCGAACTCCGGCCGCTCATCGACCGCTTCTACCGGGGCGCCGACACCAGCGCCCACGACCGGATCAAGCTGCTCAAGCTGGTGTGGGACGCCATCGGCACCGAGTTCGGCGGCCGCCACGAGCTGTACGAGCGCAACTACTCGGGCAACGGCGAGCAGGTCCGGCTCGACGCGCTCCGCTGGGCGACCAGCCGCGGCAGCCTCGCCCGCTACGAGTCGCTGGTCCAGGACTGCCTCGACGACTACGACATCGACGGCTGGCGCCGCGGCCCCTGGCAGGACCTCGACCGCGCCGACTGA
- a CDS encoding TauD/TfdA family dioxygenase, giving the protein MTDTPHDIETTPIETTPIETTPIEPFGVAIHAPRPGARVSELPVATLRDLVREHHILLLRGFDGFDTPQELAAYSEQWGELSVWPFGTVLDLIEKERPEDHIFDSSYMPMHWDGMYREQIPEFQVFQCVQAPGVDNGGETTFSNTPAVLRDTDPETVATWSAVTGTYHREMEFYDSVTTSPLVTAHPVTGTPVIRYNEPTSADDADFVNHPDLRFTGLPDDEMAEAHRTLRAALYDPAHLYAHSWRTGDLVVTDNYTLLHGRNAFTSGAPRHLRRVQVLGTPALDNPGLVR; this is encoded by the coding sequence ATGACGGACACCCCCCACGACATCGAGACCACCCCCATCGAGACCACCCCCATCGAGACCACCCCCATCGAGCCCTTCGGCGTGGCCATCCACGCCCCGCGCCCCGGCGCGCGGGTGAGCGAGCTCCCCGTCGCCACCCTGCGGGATCTCGTCCGCGAGCACCACATCCTGCTGCTCCGCGGCTTCGACGGCTTCGACACCCCGCAGGAGCTCGCCGCGTACAGCGAGCAGTGGGGCGAGCTCAGCGTCTGGCCCTTCGGCACCGTCCTCGACCTGATCGAGAAGGAGCGACCGGAGGACCACATCTTCGACTCCAGCTACATGCCGATGCACTGGGACGGCATGTACCGCGAGCAGATACCCGAGTTCCAGGTCTTCCAGTGTGTGCAGGCGCCCGGCGTCGACAACGGTGGCGAGACGACGTTCTCGAACACGCCCGCCGTACTCCGCGACACCGACCCGGAGACCGTCGCCACGTGGTCCGCGGTGACCGGCACGTACCACCGCGAGATGGAGTTCTACGACAGCGTCACCACCTCCCCCCTCGTCACCGCCCACCCCGTCACCGGCACCCCCGTGATCCGCTACAACGAGCCCACGTCCGCCGACGACGCCGACTTCGTCAACCACCCGGACCTCCGGTTCACCGGCCTGCCCGACGACGAGATGGCGGAGGCGCACCGGACCCTGCGCGCCGCGCTGTACGACCCCGCACACCTCTACGCGCACAGCTGGCGCACCGGCGACCTGGTCGTCACCGACAACTACACGCTGCTGCACGGCCGCAACGCCTTCACCAGCGGCGCCCCCCGGCATCTGCGCCGCGTGCAGGTGCTCGGCACCCCGGCGCTGGACAACCCCGGGCTGGTCCGATGA
- a CDS encoding isocyanide synthase family protein: MSDLTAPDIELAAVEVIREVLTHQRRLRDGGCTGRVCLRCVRYHLDAVRGTMESGRRVEFVLPAFPTKSPNPAKVLGTLPDLAEELALRFLNTLCERIAEIYPPGAVIRICSDGRVFNDLLGVRDEDVSGYAEGINALIGRIGGPHLEQFTLDDVYRGAGHQDMRAMLSAGYAPSLEELREEVRAGGAPLSMYRGITRFMLEDLSGPSWTGTRSALQRRCRDLAYQVIQRSRAWGRLLDELFPTAVRLSIHPQPCATDKIGILLADTPDAWLTPWHGVAVETPGGYTLMKRAEAEEAGAQPVYTAGRATHYVLERADDAPTRSETGNRSRA, from the coding sequence GTGTCCGATCTGACCGCACCCGATATCGAACTGGCCGCCGTCGAGGTGATCCGGGAGGTCCTGACCCACCAACGCAGGCTGCGGGACGGCGGCTGCACGGGCAGGGTGTGCCTGCGCTGCGTCAGGTATCACCTGGACGCGGTGCGCGGCACCATGGAGAGCGGCCGACGCGTCGAGTTCGTCCTGCCGGCCTTTCCCACCAAGTCCCCGAACCCGGCCAAGGTCCTCGGCACCCTGCCCGACCTGGCCGAGGAACTCGCGCTGCGGTTCCTCAACACGCTCTGCGAGCGCATCGCCGAGATCTACCCGCCCGGCGCGGTCATCAGGATCTGCTCCGACGGGCGGGTCTTCAACGACCTGCTCGGCGTCCGCGACGAGGACGTCTCCGGGTACGCCGAGGGCATCAACGCCCTCATCGGGCGCATCGGCGGGCCCCACCTCGAGCAGTTCACCCTCGACGACGTCTACCGGGGCGCCGGGCACCAGGACATGCGGGCCATGCTGTCCGCCGGCTACGCCCCGAGCCTTGAGGAACTGCGCGAGGAGGTACGGGCCGGTGGCGCGCCCCTCAGCATGTACCGGGGTATCACCCGGTTCATGCTGGAGGACCTCTCCGGGCCGTCCTGGACCGGCACCCGGTCCGCCCTCCAGCGCAGGTGCCGGGACCTCGCCTACCAGGTCATCCAGCGCAGCCGCGCCTGGGGCCGGCTGCTCGACGAGCTCTTCCCCACCGCCGTCCGGCTGTCGATCCACCCCCAGCCGTGCGCCACGGACAAGATAGGCATCCTCCTCGCCGACACCCCCGACGCCTGGCTGACGCCCTGGCACGGCGTCGCGGTGGAGACCCCCGGCGGCTACACCCTGATGAAGCGCGCCGAGGCCGAGGAGGCGGGCGCCCAGCCGGTGTACACGGCGGGCCGGGCCACCCACTACGTCCTGGAGCGGGCCGACGACGCCCCGACGCGGAGCGAGACGGGGAACAGGTCCCGCGCATAG